In one Geoglobus acetivorans genomic region, the following are encoded:
- a CDS encoding thymidylate synthase, whose translation MLIAKDPEKLQKMLISKIIDENRKFSSKYGTELRGKPQLVISENPASDFEPDSSGWRACGETYSERVEDCISDAIEKLKKVPYSRRVSIPVWRPKDHLCDTPPAITEISLLYADGRLHATAFFRSLDAVNYFMPNFSFVSHVLEEVSGNAGFEAGSVAMLISIPHIYERDVDRVSRRQYTEIFGFHKLGTHIVEDYLSSAWHSALENIYYNGDAKRTEWGELFEGQEESRYIHRMFIEVKNPEENQIHDKAPFTKKYGVEYAHDYVIHAGAIDREVRENILREGETYTYAERARYCEKDDVRVDQLYTVIQKLKERQSRRDCYIGISRPWDITSDEPPCLRGYQFGVNETFFGLFYMRSNDAYGAMHANMFAFNLLTRYLAEMCGFDSHRYYHFALDAHIYGEFIESVREILEPETPGYIDMIEKR comes from the coding sequence ATGCTCATCGCAAAAGACCCTGAAAAGCTCCAGAAAATGCTGATCTCAAAGATAATTGACGAGAACCGGAAATTCTCGTCTAAATACGGGACAGAACTGAGAGGAAAGCCCCAGCTTGTTATTTCTGAAAACCCGGCTTCAGACTTTGAGCCGGATTCAAGCGGCTGGAGAGCCTGTGGAGAAACGTATTCAGAAAGAGTTGAGGACTGCATCAGTGATGCGATAGAGAAGCTTAAAAAGGTTCCATACTCCCGAAGAGTCTCAATCCCCGTTTGGAGACCAAAAGACCACCTGTGTGATACGCCCCCGGCAATAACAGAGATAAGTCTCCTTTACGCAGATGGCAGGCTGCATGCTACAGCATTTTTCAGGTCTCTTGATGCCGTAAACTACTTCATGCCAAATTTCAGCTTTGTCAGCCATGTTCTGGAAGAGGTCTCCGGAAATGCCGGTTTCGAAGCCGGAAGCGTGGCGATGCTGATCTCGATCCCCCACATTTACGAGAGAGACGTTGACAGGGTGAGCAGAAGACAGTACACAGAAATTTTCGGATTTCACAAGCTCGGCACTCATATAGTGGAGGATTACCTGTCTTCCGCCTGGCATTCAGCCCTTGAAAACATCTACTACAATGGGGACGCAAAAAGGACGGAGTGGGGCGAGCTTTTCGAAGGACAGGAAGAGAGCAGATACATCCACAGAATGTTCATAGAAGTGAAGAATCCGGAAGAGAACCAGATACACGACAAGGCACCGTTCACGAAAAAGTATGGTGTTGAGTATGCCCACGACTACGTCATTCATGCGGGTGCAATAGACAGAGAGGTTAGAGAAAACATACTCAGGGAAGGGGAAACATACACCTATGCTGAGAGGGCAAGATACTGCGAGAAAGACGATGTAAGAGTCGACCAGCTGTACACCGTAATACAGAAACTGAAAGAGAGACAAAGCAGGAGAGATTGCTACATAGGAATTTCAAGACCATGGGACATCACGAGCGATGAGCCGCCATGTCTGAGGGGGTATCAGTTCGGGGTCAATGAAACATTTTTCGGACTGTTTTACATGCGTTCAAACGATGCCTACGGGGCCATGCATGCAAACATGTTTGCATTCAACCTGCTTACCAGATATCTCGCAGAGATGTGCGGGTTCGACAGTCACAGATACTACCACTTCGCTCTTGAC